The Mycolicibacterium aichiense region CATGCAGGCCGCCTACCCGGTACTGAAAGCCGCCGGCGGCGGGTCCATCGTGAACTTCGGCTCCGGCAGCGGGACCGGTGGCCAGAAGTCGTTCGGGGCCTATGCCGGCGCCAAGGAAGCGATTCGCGGTATGTCGAAAGTCGCTGCGCTGGAATGGGGTGTCGACAACATCCGGGTCAACGTGGTGTGCCCGTTCGCGAACTCCGACGGCGTCGCGGGATGGAGCGACGCCTTCCCCGACATCTACAACAAGATCGTCAAAGGTGTTCCACTGCGCCGGATCGGCGACACCCACGCCGACATCGGCGCGGTGGTCGCCTTCCTGATCAGCCGTGACGCCTCGTACATGACCGCCCAGACCATCAACGTCGACGGCGGGATGGGAACCTACCGGTGAGCAGTCCGCCCGCAGAGCGGCCGCCGACCCTACGGGACCGGCAGCGGGCGCAGGTGCGGGCCGATATCCACGCCGCGGCCTATCGG contains the following coding sequences:
- a CDS encoding SDR family NAD(P)-dependent oxidoreductase: MVSAEATYWHPESLSGHRVIVTGAARGVGRGISAALLERGASVLMVDRDPGVIGVAGALRDDQHAVPLVADLCDHSSYQHIVDVAVESFGGIDALINNAIATDEPKPFTDITMADYDLVFNIGPRATFFLMQAAYPVLKAAGGGSIVNFGSGSGTGGQKSFGAYAGAKEAIRGMSKVAALEWGVDNIRVNVVCPFANSDGVAGWSDAFPDIYNKIVKGVPLRRIGDTHADIGAVVAFLISRDASYMTAQTINVDGGMGTYR